DNA sequence from the Rhizoctonia solani chromosome 14, complete sequence genome:
GCATCCGATACAATCGACTTGGATAATGTTCCACTCTCGGGTGGTACCCTCGTCAAATCGGTGTATTTGTCTATCGACCCATACATGCGAGGGAGAATGCGCAAACCAACCTCACAAGCAAGCGGAAACTTCGTTTTAGGCCAACCGATACGAAACTTTGGGATCGGAAAGGTTATCCGTTCTGAAAAAGATGGTATTCACCCAGGAGATCTGCTATATGTGCACGACCTTCGTAAGCACATATTATTAACTTCAATCTAGTCacctgatggccaactaatGTGCGTCCGTACCAGGATTTCAAGTCTACAATGTACTGAAATCCGAACACCCAATTAGGGTGATCAAAGATGAACCGGATATTCCACTCTCCGCATACATTGGTGTTCTTGGAATGCCCGGTAGGTGATTTTCTCTTGCCACAGACAAATCGTGATCGACTTATTAACATTCTTCGCGTTGGTTAGGTATGACGGCGTTTTACGGGCTGGAGGTTGTAGGGAATCCTGTCAAAGGAGAGACTATATTTGTCTCGTCTGGCGCTAGTGCGGTAGGATCGTAAGCAAAGTGCGCATATACACTATGGACTCGCGCTAACAACATATGATAGTCTGGTAGTTCAACTGGCCAAAGCGAAAGGTCTCAAGGTCATAGCTTCTGTTGGATCAGATGATAAAGTCGACTTCCTAAAGAGCATAGGCGTAGACGCCGCGTTCAATTACAAAACACAAAGTATCGCAGATGTCCTTGCCAAGGAAGGACCAATCGATATATACTGGGATAACGTTGGTGGTCCGACGTTAGAGGTGAGCACCAATATGCACGCATTGACCTCGAGAAGTAAACCTAACACTGAGTCGATAGGCTGCGCTGGATGCATGTAATACCAATGCGAGGATAGTTGTGTGCGGCGCTATTTCACAGTATAATGCGTCAGAACCGTACGGAATCAAGGTGTGTTGATTAACTTAACAAACATATATTAGCTTCGTCGATTTAACTAGTACTCTTAGAATACTACACACATACTCTACAAACAGCTAACAGTTCGAGGATTTGGAGTTCTTACTCTTGAACCAGAGTACGAGGGGCAAGCCAATAATCCGGTCAAGTTCTTGAATGCTTTGGTTCCGCTCATCCAGTCGGGGAAGATCAAATGGTCGGAGCAGATATACAAGGGAATTGAGAGCGCAGGGGAAGGGATTATTGCTGTGCAAACGGGTTCCAACCCTGCAAAAGTAGTCATCGAAGTGTAAACGCTTGTGTAGATGGACCCGGTTCGCCAATTTGTGGCAATCACTTGACAAAAGGGTTCGATGGCAATGTTCTGTTTTGTATGATTGGTACATTTGAAAGTTATTTTTTGAACAAGAGCAAGAGAAAAGGAACGAATATGAATAAATCTGAATACAGATATTATCAAGCCAGACTATACCCAGGTGTTCACTGCTTGGCCTTTGGTCCAATTAGCTCAAGACATGACGAACTAAGAGCACGTAAAGACAATCTACCAAACCTTCACGGTCCCTGCCCAGACACCAATAGCCCTAACTTTACCTGACATTTGAATACACAGTGTCGGCTTTCAAAATCATCGAAAAACGTCGGTTACTATCTAATCGGCCTCGTATACGTGTATGTGGGGCAATACTCCGCATACAACCGGTTCGGACGTTAGTCAGCGTCGCTAAGCTCGCGGCAGGTCACGTGCCCTTCCCAGTCTTGTCTTGTGCGATACCCCACACCATACGTTACCTGACTTTCCTCTTTCCTCTTTCCAACCGCCCGTGTTCTTGTTCTCATCACCATGGTAAATCTGCACCGTGCGTTTTCCCCGTAGGAAAAGACTAAAATACGTCTGTAGTCAACTTCGTGCCGCCGCCGCTTGATTCGCGACTTTAAGCGTCTCTCGTCCGATCCTCCAGATGGTATCTCTGGTGCGCCATGCCCCGACAACATTATGCTTTGGAACGCGGTAATCTTCGGGCCAGGTGAGTAGCTCAGTCCTCAGTCCTGGGTGGCTTGACATGACTTGTGAGGTGCTCAGCCGATACGCCCTTTGAGGATGGGACGTTCAAACTGATATTGACATTTGACGAATCGTATCCCAACAAACCTCCCCAAGTTAAATTCTTGTCTAAAATGTTTCACCCGAACGTATACGCGAACGGAGAGCTCTGTTTGGATATTTTGCAGAATCGGTGTGTTCCTATCGACTTGTGTTGGGGGGTTCGCTGACTCATGCTCATTGTGGCTCAGGTGGTCACCTACGTATGATGTGGCCGCTATTCTTACATCAATTCAGAGTCTACTACACGACCCAAATCCTAATAGGTGAGCTCACTTTCCCCTCGCACCCCTATCCTATGACTAAGCCTCTACCAGTCCTGCCAACGCTGAGGCCGCAGCGCTCTATCGCGAAAATATGAAAGAATATGTACGGCGCGTAAAAACGACGGTAGAGGAAAGTTGGATGGATCCAGGTGACCTGACTGGGGAAACCGCTCCCGAGTCATCTTCATAGACATCCATGTTGCGGAAGTGGTATGCACTGGTGTCCAGAGATAGCAAGACGCACGTGCCCCCCCGCTTTCCTGCAGCACATTCTCATGCAAATATTTGTACAAACAATTCCGCACGTTAATTTCCTCTCCCTCTTGTGTCCTGTTTTTGTATTGTCTGTCGTTTTGTGGTGTTCTTTGTGTTCTTTATGGATTGTTTGTCAGCACATGGGATGAGCTGAGTCACAACCTAGAGATCCGAACTCGGGCTGATGACGAGTGTGTATGGTATCCGAGATGCCATGTGGATGTCTGCCACCAATTGGGAAATTGCTTCCTCGGCGCTTCGTGTCGATGATCTCCAATGCGGACTTGGCTCTTCTTGACGATGACGGCCTGGGGCGGCTGTGGTGAATTTCCATCCTATTCTTGGATTTGGCAATCATTTCTCAGCCTGTTTACGTCTTGAACTCAACTCTCGAGCTATGAGTGTAGACACCAGCCCCAACAACACCGATACTTACATTGACCCGTCCTCGCTCGACGCGGTATATGATCTGGCTCAAGATCCAACTCCACTGGGTGAGATGATACGCGAGGCGATTGGAGTAATTGACCGAGGGTTAGACATCCATGGGTAGGCTCACTTTTCTGCTGCCAGTGTGGGAATAACAACCTCTTTCCAGTCTAGATAAGCTGTCAATTAGCTTCAATGGAGGGAAAGATTGTAACTAGATTTTTCTCTCCTTATTTCTCTTCAAAGTTTATAATATTTATTGTCAGGTACTGTTCTTTTACACCTATTATCCGCTGTTCTACGCAAACGGTACGTCGAGGGAATTGGGTATGGGCCTGTCTTTCAGGTAGATACAGTCGTTGCGGACGGGGCAGTGGTCTCCCCTTCGCTATCAAATGCTACACTGTCTGCTTCTGCGCCCACTACCGAACCTACTCCTTCCGATGTGCTGCCATCGACAACTATTACCACTACAACCGCGACGCCCCCACCAATCCGTTCTGTATACGTTCTCTGTCCCTCTCCCTTTCCTGAAGTCGAAGAGTTCGTCGAATCAAGTGTAAAAGCATACAACCTTCAACTAGTTAGAGTCTCTGGGTCGATGCGTGTAGCTTTGCAAGCATATTTGGATACGAAGGAAGGACAAGGGATAGAGGCAATTCTCGTTGGCACAAGAAGGAATGACCCCCATGGTGGTAAGTCACTCTGGTTTTTACTAGTACCTTCCTTTTTTCATTCACACTCTCGCTTTCCATTCGAATTTATCCTTTTCATCGACCGTATCCCCTATTTTCGCTACTATCTCGGAGATGTATCCGTACTGATCGCACCGCCCCTCTTCCTCAGGTAAACTCGATTTCTTACAACATTGTGACCCGGGTTGGCCCAAACTCTTACGTGTCCACCCTATCATCAATTGGAGTTATTCACAGGTGTGGCAATACCTGCGTCACCCGAGACTAAAAGTCCCATACTGTCATTTGTACGACGTAGGGTACGTATATCATTTTTGCTTACTCGATCAAGGTATCCTTGTCTACTCGATTAAACGCCATCTGACTCGAGTGATGTCGCAGATATACATCTCTCGGCTCTACATATAACACGTTCAAGAATCCCGCACTCCAAGTTCTAACATCCGATTCATCGCCGACTTGGAAACCAGCCTATGCCCTCGAGCACGGGAATCTTGAACGGGCGGGGAGAGGAAATGGAGCGGGGTTGGAGAACAGACGCGGTGTCGAGGTCCCAGTAGCTCTCAACGGAATATGATGTACGATTTGTGATAGATAGACAGTATATGATATTGCGCTTGAAAATGACTCGGGAAATTCCAACGCGTGGCCACCCACTGTGTAAACAAAATTAGAACACCAAGTCTTGTACTTTTTGCCGCTGCTACTGCCACCGATAGGTGCCTTATAGCTTGTCAATATTTGACTTCTCGACTTCCATGCTCCCCAAACCATTTTGCATACACCCACCACCCAAAAAAGGTCCTACATCACAAAAAGGCGCATTCTCCCGCATGCCCTTTTCTTGCTACTCTCGTATATTTTTGTTCGCTCTGCGATCCAATACGCCCTCGATCCGTGATAATTCCCAAATCTATCACTGGTGTAACGAGACCCCGAACTTTAGTACATTGGTAAAAAATGTCTCTTTCAATAcgatatggcctgaaaacaAAAACTTCAGTACGCCTTCTTCAGAATAAATTAGACTAAGAGAGGTTTTATGCGTAAAACCAGTACATATTGGCCATCGTTTCAACCCAATTTTACTTGAACACGGATGCTTATTTTCAATACACTATTGGCCTTGTACAGCGCATGTATGCGCCTTATACCAATGAATCAAACCCATTGTGAGGAATTAGGCCCCAATATCCCTTTACATTTCATGTCTAAACGAAGCGCTGCTCATGGCTCAAACTACTCAATTCGCTATACTAGCACCGGGTCGTGGGGAACCAATGTACAGTTCCGAGAGATTCTTTCGATTTTGAACAGTTCACCTCGACCCCCACTGCCCAGTAGGCGTCACATGATGCTTCTTATGCGAACTCCCCAAGGCAGATGGAGGACGAGCGATAATGCCTATACCTACTAATACTGCTCGACTAGATCTAATAGAAGGCCTTGCGACACAACAAAGGGAACTCATTTGATTGGTAAAGTTGCCAGGAGACTCACCATATGCCTCAGCATCGCATAAAGCTTGATGTGCTGGGCCGTTCTCATTATTTGAATGTCAGTAGCACTGAGGCATTTGTAGGGATCTGTCCGGGGCCGGTGGATGCTCAAGTAATGATTGTGCGCGAGGTTCCTATTAAGCAGCGGTTCGAATTTGATTGCGTACTTTACAAGAGCAAAAAAGCCACCTATACATCGAGTACATTTCAGAGCAATCCTTTTTTTACCTATTCCCAATTTGGAATGTCCCTAGCTGTCGCATAGGTCTGCTGCCTCGAAAGGCGATTTACCTCCATATCTCCAAACCCCTGGTTACGTGCCGACCATGTTCCATCCGAGGCAAAGCCAGGTCCAACCATCCCACCAGCGATCGAGTTTGAGCGCATAGGGCCTGTACCTGAGGAACCACCCCAGGATCCCGCCCGAGCTACCTCCTGAGGCGCTGGAGTCCATATCGTGGCCGCTCCGGTGAGCGACGGGAGTCGAGCGTGCGAACGAAAGGCCAGAGGGTCGTTTGTTCTCCCGACCCCGGGAGAGAGAGAACTGGGTGAACCTACGGCAGAGAAAGTGGTCGATCGCTGGTTCGAAAATGCGGACGGTTGCGGCGGAGAGCGCGGAAGGCCTGGACGCAGGTCGAGTCCTGGCGCCCCAAGGGGATTCTGCAAAGGGAAAGGGTCTGGAGAACGGTTTTGGGCAGGCGACAAGAACGAAGGGGTCGGGCCATGCATAGAAATGGAGCGCCCAACAAACGGCGTATTGGAGGTGATTATGCTTGATGTATTATTGCCAACGGGACTCGTTGCCATGTTTAAAAAGGTGGGAGTACCATTCAAAACGCGATTCAGTAAATCTTCGGCAGTTGTTCCAGCTGGTCTAGGCTGTGTATGGCTGTGAACACGAGCAGAACGCTCCGTAGGTTCCGAAAGGAACGAAGGCGTCGGAGGAGGCCAAACTAGTGCTGGACCAGTCTCTAACAGAGGAGAAGCCGAATGGGGAGGGGGAGACATAGAAACACTTCTGTATCACAACGTTAAAGGCTAATTCTTTACGATGAAACCGGCACTCACACAGGCCTCTGACGAAAGCCCTGAGGGTATAATATTTGTTCATCCTCGCCTTCGTCTTCGTGATCGCTCAACCTTGCGTCCATAGCGAGCCGAACTGGATCATCATCGGTTCTCGTACTTACTGTTGCACGGTCGTCTTCCTGGCCGGGGAAATCATCATCTTCGGGAGTTCCATCGTCGCTGCCCAAGTCGGTATCGTTTGCCTCATCCCAGCGATCATGGGGTTCGATGCCGGCGTAACCTTGACTCTGGTTATGGGTCTCAGACGGAATGGAGCCTGATGCTAGGGGACATCCCTAGCAACAATATGAGTCTGCCTGGAACTTTTTTACGCAATCCATAACTTACCGGGAGAGCAGTGATGTATTTGTTGTCTACAATTAGGTCTCCAATTCTCATGAGCTGCTCTTCGTTCGGATGCACGCTTGCTGCCTCATTTGTACCTTGACCCCCGCGACCCACTGGGTCAAGCCCTCCATTCGATTCCCATTTCAGCGGTGAGAATCCCTTCATATCAATATCTTCCTCTAAATTGACTGATACCGAGGGAAGTAAATTCAAAGGGAACGCCTCGTTAAGCTGGCCATCAAATCGTGACCAAGCGTGCCAAAAAGAAGTGAGACTAGGACGCATCGTGTTTGGGAGAGTGGGCGATGTGGGCGTATTCGGCTCCTGTGAGTCATCCAGAGGATACTGCTGCAAATATCGAACATTCGCCTTGACCCACTTGTTGGCAATCCGCAAAGCCGGCAAAGTTCTGCGGAACGTGCCTGTAATCCTCTGTGCGAGCTTCTCGGCTTGTTGTTGTTCGTCACCCGCCATTTCCCCAACCTCCTTGACCCCATCCTGAATCTCCCTTATCCCAATTTCCAGGAGCACGGTATACAAAGCCAGTAAATGTGCAACTACTCGTGTCTCCAATGGGATATCCTCTTCTCGACTCTCTTCTCGGTCGCTCGCCTTGGGCTTTGCCCGCCTTCGTTCGGGTTTATGATCCCCTTCCATTCTAAACATCCGCACCCTCCAAAGTGCTCCCAAGGTTATGACCAAGACTTGAACAATCGTTGCCGCAGGAAGTAGCCGACGAGTGACCAATGATGCGAAACTCGCCAGGACATTCTGAGTGTGGCGAGCCAGCTTGGTCGGGCTGGAGGAGGGGAGCAGGGCGAGATCAAGATAACGTAGCTGTGCAGGATGAAAATGGTACGCACCGGCATTTTCCAGCCCACAAGGCATGTAGTAATACTACATCCTGTTTGAATCGACTCTCGAGATCTTTGGAGGCGTCGTTGTCTGCCGAAGGCTTCCCGGCTGGCTCTGCTTTGCTTTTCCTTTGCCTGAATCGTCGCCACTAGCTTCTTGCTCCCTTCTTTCCCTCCACATCTCCCTGTCTACTTCCAAACATTTTGCTAGGCTCCTAATAAGGTTGTCCTGAGCTGTTGGGAAAGGTTTCCTCACACAAAGAGCACGGTAGTAGTTGAGAGCTGCCCCGAAAAAATCATGCTGATAGGAATGGACTATGGCAAGTTGATTGAACGGATTGCCTGCATTGAGTTGATGCCATCGAAAGCAACGTTTCGGACTAAGAATGGACTCAATAAAGAGAGAGATCAAACGCACCGTAATCAGGTAACAACAACCGGGCCTGAACATAGAAAGCCTCGGCCTTCGAGAAGGGTTTCTCGTTAACTTTTCAGCTCCTCCGCCTTTGCCCCTCCTCCCACCTCGCGAACGTTTAGTGCTTGGCTCGGAATTTGCCTTGTTCGGATGCGTCCCATACTGTTCTCGATAGCGCGCAATGTCCCCCAAATATATGAGTGCACGAAAAACGACAAGGAGTTTATTCGATCGATGCTCGTGGCTAGGAGGAGGATGAGTCGGTGTGGGATTGTCCTCGAGAGCGGGTGCCATGTCGATTTGACCTTGTCGTGCGAGCGACTCGCGATTCTCGAATTCTACAATGTTCATCCCAAGTGCTACCATGGCCCCGTTCGCCTCGGTCAGTCCGTGGATGCGAACTAGTCTGGAAACGATTCCAGACCAAAAGGTGCCCTCGGCTCCAAGGAATGCAAGGAATTTCTGGAGCATTTTTCTGTTCTCGACGGCATTCTTGTTACCCGGGGGTGATGCCCGTATGGGGTCGATTCGAGAACGATATTGGGCTATAAGGGCATAGGATGTATCCGACCACAGAGACTGGTCGACTGCCTGGGCTTGGCGTGCAAACGGAAAGCCAAAAAGGATATCCTTGTATTTCCGTTGAATTCTGGACCGTGCTGAGTGTTTGCTGTGCACCTACCAGTTAGGAAGGTGCTTACCGTTTGAACTGGATATCAATCTCACGATCCCAGGGGTCTCGAAGCTTGAGCTCTCCACGAAAGTCGGCCACAAGCCCTTTGACGTCCCTTGTACCCTTTCGATGAGTATAATATATACGTACGAATATAGAACTAGAGCTCACCGTGATAGCTTGGAGGGGTCACCCATCGTGGTTGGAGTAAAGTGCCTGTATCTGTGGGGTCTTAGGCTGAGATCGACGGTAAGGGTCTGAGGGCCAAATCAATGGAATTTCGCACGTGGCATAGCCTGGTCTACAACACAGCCAATTACATATTTCCCGCCTTTACATTTGACAACCAAAGCATGGAGGGTCAGGGCAGGACATCGCGTTACGAGGATGAAGAGATTGAAATGCTAATACCTGGTGAAAGACATTCGAATACTCGCTTTAACCTCAGGTCAAAGACTATATCTCGCACCCTCTATTTTCTGTCTTTTGCTCTGGGAATACTAGCGTGTATCTTGGTCGAGGTTCTTGCGCGTACTACAGGAATACTGCCTCCTCTGAAGTCGCATCAGCActctttgaatgattctgaatCACACTTCCCTCCAGCTGACCTACCAATTGGCAACCATCGCTCTTTCCTCCCGACGTTGGATACCCTGGCCCAACGCCAACTGGCATAGAACCTGCGGTACTCGCCACTGCGCCTGCATACCCTAAACATATGGGGTCCACCGGGCTCGTACCTCCGAAATTTATAATGGGAACGAATAAAACCGATGGATTCAACTTGTTCAAGAGCTGGGGAAGCTTGAGTCCGTGGTATTCCGTGAGCAGCGCGGAGTTCGGGCTACCTGATGCAAGCGTGGAGGCACCTGAAACATGTCATATTACGGGTGTCATGTTTTACATAGACACGGAGCAAGGTCAGCCTTGAATACCAATCGTTAGAATACATATTTTATCTCCAGTTATAGATACCCGACATATGATCTTGAGTGGGGTCAGCCTCCGGTACTGGTGAAAAAGCTTGGCTCCATTAAAAGTATCAATGCCATTGGTCAACTCCGCTTTCTCAACGACTGGTAAACGCAAGGTTTCTTACCTCGAGCAATTTGGCTCACTGATTCCCAGGACGTATACTCTCGGCGCTGAAGTACTTACGCCCTTTGGTCGTGGGCAACTGTGTTAGTAAGCTAGTGTGCATACTTGTTATCAAACTAAATAGAGAGGTTGTAGACGAGCTGGGTGTTTCTATGCGTATGCGTTATGGACATCTTTTGAATAATTTTACGGAGAGCAATACGATTCCGGTGTTTCGGACCGAGTCTCAGTAAGCTATGATACCACAAACTTTAGGATGAAACTTAACAAAGACATTCATGGCATTCAAAGGAATCGCATGCTCGAGTCTTCCATCAATTTCGCGTTTGGGTTCTTTGGGAATCCAATCGAAGGACAATACCAACAAGTGATCGCTCTAGTGCATGCTGGCGTGCGTTAGATTTGCTTCAAATATACCGACCCATATGTACTCATCCAAGCAATAG
Encoded proteins:
- a CDS encoding Zinc-binding dehydrogenase, which gives rise to MSPVQNSAAIFNSVPQGYPVLNETITHASDTIDLDNVPLSGGTLVKSVYLSIDPYMRGRMRKPTSQASGNFVLGQPIRNFGIGKVIRSEKDGIHPGDLLYVHDLRFQVYNVLKSEHPIRVIKDEPDIPLSAYIGVLGMPGMTAFYGLEVVGNPVKGETIFVSSGASAVGSLVVQLAKAKGLKVIASVGSDDKVDFLKSIGVDAAFNYKTQSIADVLAKEGPIDIYWDNVGGPTLEAALDACNTNARIVVCGAISQYNASEPYGIKNTTHILYKQLTVRGFGVLTLEPEYEGQANNPVKFLNALVPLIQSGKIKWSEQIYKGIESAGEGIIAVQTGSNPAKVVIEV
- a CDS encoding ubiquitin-conjugating enzyme, which codes for MSTSCRRRLIRDFKRLSSDPPDGISGAPCPDNIMLWNAVIFGPADTPFEDGTFKLILTFDESYPNKPPQVKFLSKMFHPNVYANGELCLDILQNRWSPTYDVAAILTSIQSLLHDPNPNSPANAEAAALYRENMKEYVRRVKTTVEESWMDPGDLTGETAPESSS
- a CDS encoding phosphoadenylyl-sulfate reductase (thioredoxin), encoding MSVDTSPNNTDTYIDPSSLDAVYDLAQDPTPLGEMIREAIGVIDRGLDIHGLDKLSISFNGGKDCTVLLHLLSAVLRKRYVEGIGYGPVFQVDTVVADGAVVSPSLSNATLSASAPTTEPTPSDVLPSTTITTTTATPPPIRSVYVLCPSPFPEVEEFVESSVKAYNLQLVRVSGSMRVALQAYLDTKEGQGIEAILVGTRRNDPHGGKLDFLQHCDPGWPKLLRVHPIINWSYSQVWQYLRHPRLKVPYCHLYDVGYTSLGSTYNTFKNPALQVLTSDSSPTWKPAYALEHGNLERAGRGNGAGLENRRGVEVPVALNGI